From Hartmannibacter diazotrophicus, a single genomic window includes:
- a CDS encoding ABC transporter ATP-binding protein translates to MTKDITLDHVSVTFGNYTAVDDAHLTIAGGEFFSFLGPSGCGKTTLLRCISGFQDPSWGQIRIGGQDMKGIGPNKRSTALIFQNLALFPLMTVAENIAFPLEVRGVDKKARRKRADELLELIALPGQGDKKVSEMSGGQKQRVAIARALAVEPDILLLDEPLSALDLKLRQHMRRELRAIQKQVGLTFIYITHDQGEALTMSDRVAVMSRGKIEQVGDPKSVYDRPATSFVASFVGENNALPGKVLEKAGDRLTIDAGLGAPIKVAPGENAGRKLEVGADCHVFVRPEGIGTDNGNAANSYGATILREEFEGQIRHLIVKVAEREIRVTQVSNGHAGSSPGDALTISFSPETAIALPAGDLASA, encoded by the coding sequence ATGACCAAAGACATCACGCTGGACCATGTTTCCGTAACCTTCGGAAACTACACGGCCGTCGACGATGCCCATCTCACGATCGCGGGCGGTGAATTCTTCTCCTTCCTCGGCCCGTCGGGCTGCGGCAAGACCACGCTATTGCGTTGCATCTCCGGTTTTCAGGACCCGAGCTGGGGCCAGATCCGCATCGGCGGGCAGGACATGAAGGGCATCGGTCCCAACAAGCGCTCGACGGCGCTGATCTTCCAGAATCTCGCGCTTTTTCCCCTGATGACCGTCGCCGAAAACATCGCCTTTCCGCTGGAGGTGCGCGGCGTCGACAAGAAGGCGCGCCGCAAGCGTGCCGACGAGCTTCTGGAGCTGATCGCCCTGCCCGGTCAGGGCGACAAGAAGGTCAGCGAAATGTCCGGCGGTCAGAAGCAGCGCGTCGCGATCGCCCGCGCGCTCGCCGTCGAACCGGATATCCTCCTCCTCGACGAGCCGCTGTCGGCGCTCGATCTCAAGCTGCGCCAGCACATGCGCCGCGAATTGCGCGCCATCCAGAAGCAGGTCGGCCTCACCTTCATCTACATCACCCACGATCAGGGCGAGGCGCTCACCATGTCGGACCGCGTCGCGGTGATGAGCCGCGGCAAGATCGAGCAGGTCGGCGATCCGAAGTCCGTCTACGACCGCCCGGCGACGAGCTTCGTGGCAAGCTTCGTCGGCGAGAACAACGCCCTTCCCGGCAAGGTGCTGGAAAAGGCTGGCGACCGGCTCACCATCGACGCGGGGCTCGGCGCTCCGATCAAGGTCGCTCCCGGCGAGAATGCGGGCCGCAAGCTGGAGGTCGGCGCCGACTGCCATGTCTTCGTGCGCCCAGAAGGGATTGGGACCGACAACGGCAATGCTGCCAACAGCTATGGCGCGACAATCCTTCGCGAGGAATTCGAGGGTCAGATACGCCACCTGATCGTCAAGGTGGCCGAGCGCGAAATCCGCGTCACCCAGGTCAGCAACGGCCACGCCGGTTCCAGCCCCGGCGACGCACTCACGATCTCCTTCTCGCCCGAGACCGCCATCGCCCTTCCGGCGGGCGATCTCGCCAGCGCCTGA
- a CDS encoding ABC transporter permease: protein MGSLKSFFSGFVDRNGLPVAIYLLTAVTIWIFVLVVLPQLTMLDFSFRHNLPPPKIGGPEDVYTLEQYRFFFLGNEATGSTFNALDIGVLVKTLVAAVFVTLIDLAICYPVAFLMAQATKVGAGRLLVLALIVPYWINEILRAFAFRILFGATGVINEFGMGVGLWHAPIDFIGENMALYAGLAYAYILLMIFPLYNAIESLDKNQIEAARDMGASWLQVHRRVVIPYAKPGIASGSTMVFMLTAGALAAPQILGGPSSLWFTQIVYQWFNDGGNWPRGSAYAMILLVVCILFVLLVMRVLKVSIGEIGR from the coding sequence ATGGGTAGCCTCAAGAGCTTCTTTTCCGGCTTCGTCGACCGCAACGGATTGCCCGTCGCCATCTATCTGCTGACGGCGGTCACCATCTGGATTTTCGTGCTCGTGGTGCTACCGCAGCTCACGATGCTCGATTTTTCCTTCCGCCATAACCTGCCGCCGCCCAAGATCGGAGGGCCGGAAGACGTATATACGCTGGAGCAGTACCGCTTCTTCTTCCTCGGCAACGAGGCGACGGGCTCCACCTTCAACGCCCTCGACATCGGCGTTCTCGTCAAGACGCTGGTGGCGGCGGTCTTCGTCACCCTCATCGACCTTGCGATCTGCTATCCGGTCGCCTTCCTGATGGCGCAGGCAACGAAAGTTGGTGCCGGCCGTTTGCTCGTCCTGGCCCTGATCGTCCCTTACTGGATCAACGAGATCCTGCGCGCCTTCGCCTTCCGCATCCTCTTCGGCGCGACCGGCGTCATCAACGAATTCGGCATGGGCGTCGGCCTCTGGCACGCGCCGATCGACTTCATCGGCGAGAACATGGCGCTCTACGCCGGCCTTGCCTACGCCTACATCCTGTTGATGATCTTCCCGCTCTACAACGCGATTGAAAGCCTCGACAAGAACCAGATCGAGGCCGCGCGGGACATGGGCGCAAGCTGGCTTCAGGTCCACCGCCGCGTCGTCATCCCCTATGCCAAGCCCGGCATCGCCTCGGGCTCGACCATGGTCTTCATGCTGACGGCGGGTGCGCTGGCCGCACCCCAGATCCTCGGCGGCCCGTCCAGCCTCTGGTTCACCCAGATCGTCTACCAGTGGTTCAACGACGGCGGAAACTGGCCGCGCGGCTCGGCCTACGCCATGATCCTGCTCGTCGTCTGCATTCTCTTCGTCCTGCTGGTCATGCGGGTCCTGAAGGTGTCGATCGGGGAGATCGGCCGATGA
- a CDS encoding alkaline phosphatase family protein has translation MKPNILLITADQWRGDSLGLAGHPVVRTPAIDRLASEGVAFLRHYAGTAPCSPARAVLYTGLFQMNNRVCRNGTPLDDRFDNIARMARRAGYDPTLFGYTDVSPDPRVHDPDDPLLTTYEGILPGFTVRLKLPEHEGPYLSWLRGRGHDVADTCAAHRAVDPAEVSSAPPVYSRGETPTAFVAGEFIRWLSEQEEDRPWFAHVSFIRPHPPFIAPEPYNTLYDPASGPAFAARPSVAEERGLHPFVDWQIDRCQKAHFIAGASGMAADWSEEQRRIIRAIYWGMISEVDDQFARMRQAMEVAGAWDNTLVIFTSDHGELMGDHHLFGKGGFFDGSYHIPLVIRMPGHDGARGAKVEEFTGAVDIMATLSDILGVAPKTSADGHSLKPFLDGTGPEKWRDAAFWEFDFRDIPHQKAEEHFSLSSRQCNGSVLRSDAFKYVHFAGLPPLLFDLRSDPAETTNVAADPAYRDVRLEMAEKLLAIRAEHLDQTLALTELTESGPMSRRS, from the coding sequence ATGAAGCCGAATATCCTGCTGATCACGGCCGACCAGTGGCGCGGCGACAGTCTTGGGCTCGCCGGCCATCCGGTCGTCAGAACCCCGGCCATCGACAGGCTGGCAAGCGAGGGCGTCGCCTTCCTGAGGCATTATGCCGGCACGGCCCCCTGCTCGCCGGCCCGCGCGGTGCTCTATACCGGCCTCTTCCAGATGAACAACCGGGTCTGCCGCAACGGCACCCCGCTCGACGACCGCTTCGACAACATCGCCCGGATGGCCCGCCGCGCCGGCTACGATCCGACGCTCTTCGGCTATACGGACGTCTCGCCCGACCCACGCGTCCACGATCCGGACGATCCGCTGCTGACGACCTACGAGGGCATTCTGCCGGGCTTCACGGTGCGCCTGAAGCTGCCGGAGCACGAAGGCCCTTATCTGTCCTGGCTCCGGGGCCGTGGCCATGACGTCGCGGACACGTGCGCCGCCCACCGCGCGGTCGATCCGGCCGAGGTCTCCTCGGCGCCGCCAGTCTATTCCCGCGGCGAGACGCCAACCGCTTTCGTCGCCGGCGAATTCATCCGCTGGCTCTCCGAGCAGGAAGAGGACCGGCCGTGGTTCGCCCATGTCTCCTTCATCCGGCCGCACCCGCCCTTCATTGCGCCCGAGCCCTACAACACGCTCTATGATCCGGCCTCCGGGCCTGCCTTTGCCGCCCGGCCGAGCGTCGCGGAGGAACGCGGCCTCCATCCCTTCGTCGACTGGCAGATCGACCGCTGCCAGAAGGCGCATTTCATCGCCGGGGCGAGCGGCATGGCAGCCGACTGGAGCGAGGAGCAGCGCCGCATCATCCGCGCGATCTACTGGGGCATGATTTCCGAGGTCGACGACCAGTTCGCCCGCATGCGGCAGGCGATGGAAGTGGCCGGCGCGTGGGACAACACGCTTGTCATCTTCACCTCCGACCACGGCGAGCTGATGGGCGACCACCACCTCTTCGGCAAGGGCGGCTTCTTCGACGGCAGCTACCACATCCCGCTGGTCATCCGTATGCCCGGCCATGACGGCGCACGCGGCGCCAAGGTCGAGGAATTCACCGGGGCCGTCGATATCATGGCGACGCTCTCGGATATCCTGGGCGTCGCACCGAAAACAAGCGCCGATGGCCACTCGCTAAAACCATTCCTCGATGGAACCGGCCCGGAAAAATGGCGCGATGCCGCCTTCTGGGAGTTCGATTTCCGCGATATCCCCCACCAGAAGGCTGAAGAGCATTTCAGCCTTTCAAGTCGGCAGTGCAATGGCTCGGTCCTGCGCAGCGACGCCTTCAAATACGTCCACTTCGCCGGCCTGCCGCCACTTCTCTTCGACCTTCGCTCCGATCCGGCGGAGACGACGAACGTGGCCGCCGACCCTGCCTACCGCGACGTCAGGCTGGAAATGGCGGAGAAGCTGCTGGCGATCCGCGCCGAACATCTCGACCAGACACTGGCGCTGACGGAACTGACGGAAAGCGGCCCCATGTCACGCCGTTCCTGA
- a CDS encoding TIGR03364 family FAD-dependent oxidoreductase, with product MTYDVAIVGAGIVGLAHALVASRRGKKVVVIDRDAAANGASIRNFGFVTVTGQAAGDCWQMARRARDVWAEVSEAAGIPVLHRGLVMTARRPEAEAVIDAFLRTEMGAECRRITPRQAADHVDALRADEITAALYSPHELRVESRDALPALARWLAETQGIDFLWSTAVHAIETPKLETSRGTIRAETVIVCPGDDFRSLFPGRIAAYAPTRCKLHMLRVTPEKPVRFGAAVMSDLGLARYHGYADLPEAAALKTRLDAEQSVQRENGVHLIVVQSADGSLVVGDSHHYGETPDPFMPDEVNRLILDEMEAVLDLGDYRVSEGWLGTYASAADRWRFTDAPDEATRIVVVTAGCGASTCFGIAEETIGTLFGA from the coding sequence ATGACCTACGACGTGGCGATTGTCGGAGCCGGTATCGTCGGCCTCGCCCATGCGCTTGTGGCCAGCCGGCGCGGCAAGAAGGTGGTCGTCATCGACCGCGACGCAGCGGCCAATGGCGCGTCGATCCGCAATTTCGGCTTCGTGACCGTCACCGGGCAGGCGGCGGGCGACTGCTGGCAGATGGCCCGGCGCGCCCGCGATGTCTGGGCCGAGGTCTCGGAGGCGGCGGGCATCCCCGTCCTGCACCGGGGCCTTGTCATGACGGCGCGCCGCCCCGAGGCGGAAGCCGTGATCGATGCCTTCCTCAGGACCGAGATGGGCGCCGAATGCCGCCGGATCACGCCCCGGCAAGCCGCCGACCACGTCGACGCCCTGCGCGCGGATGAGATCACGGCCGCGCTTTATTCGCCGCATGAACTACGGGTGGAATCGCGCGACGCCCTGCCCGCCCTCGCCCGCTGGCTGGCGGAAACCCAGGGCATCGACTTCCTCTGGTCGACCGCCGTCCATGCCATCGAAACGCCGAAGCTTGAAACCTCTCGTGGGACGATCCGCGCCGAGACGGTGATCGTCTGCCCCGGCGACGATTTCCGCTCGCTCTTTCCCGGCCGTATTGCCGCCTATGCGCCGACCCGCTGCAAGCTACACATGCTGCGCGTGACGCCGGAAAAGCCCGTCCGCTTCGGCGCGGCGGTGATGTCCGACCTCGGCCTTGCCCGCTATCATGGCTACGCCGACCTGCCGGAAGCTGCCGCGTTGAAGACCCGGCTCGATGCCGAGCAGTCAGTCCAGCGCGAGAACGGCGTCCACCTCATCGTGGTCCAGTCCGCCGACGGCTCGCTGGTCGTCGGCGACAGTCACCACTATGGCGAAACGCCCGACCCCTTCATGCCGGACGAGGTCAACCGCCTCATCCTTGACGAGATGGAAGCCGTGCTCGATCTCGGCGACTACCGGGTCAGCGAAGGCTGGCTCGGAACCTATGCCAGCGCCGCCGACCGCTGGCGCTTCACCGACGCGCCGGACGAGGCGACCCGCATCGTCGTCGTCACGGCCGGCTGCGGCGCCTCGACCTGTTTCGGCATTGCCGAGGAAACCATCGGCACCCTCTTCGGAGCTTGA
- a CDS encoding ABC transporter permease, translated as MNNARTFGPIGSLYLALFFAYLFGPLAVMVITAFNSSSFPRISPWDCLTADWFSKLLADEKLLAGLGNSFVIGIGVVIVAIPIGLAAAIVLSQVGNQLRSVIYAIFIAPILMPGVVIGLSTLIFWDRLGTAIGAGYNSLFYDGMFLTVVGQVTFISAYSMLVFLSRLQRFDPTLTEAALDMGATPTQAFTKILLPFMMPAIASSGVLAFLASMENYNTTVFTIVADSTFTTVLAQKVRYGLDPSISAVSVIIVGITLAAAIVFESYKRREDRKARASALSLPMDRPFIRVVSHPGTVAAIVLALIAGAIAWAGTYDSSVCERRILDEKRALQEQLMEEQRQSAPADETAPSTGEPTVTPGKPGNSIFSPGNLTGGETPAKPASPGGVFAPGNLKGGEAPAKPASPFGGVFAPDNLKGGN; from the coding sequence ATGAACAACGCCCGGACCTTCGGCCCCATCGGCTCGCTCTATCTCGCGCTTTTCTTCGCCTATCTCTTCGGCCCGCTCGCGGTGATGGTGATCACCGCCTTCAACTCGTCGAGTTTCCCGCGCATCTCGCCGTGGGACTGCCTCACCGCCGACTGGTTTTCCAAGCTCCTCGCCGACGAAAAGCTTCTGGCCGGTCTCGGCAATTCCTTCGTCATCGGCATCGGCGTCGTCATCGTCGCGATCCCGATCGGCCTTGCCGCCGCCATCGTGCTGAGCCAGGTGGGCAACCAGCTGCGCTCGGTCATCTACGCGATCTTCATCGCGCCCATCCTGATGCCCGGCGTCGTGATCGGCCTGTCCACGCTCATCTTCTGGGATCGCCTCGGCACGGCCATCGGGGCCGGCTACAATTCGCTGTTCTATGACGGCATGTTCCTCACGGTCGTCGGCCAGGTCACCTTCATCTCCGCTTATTCGATGCTGGTGTTCCTGTCCCGCCTGCAGCGCTTCGACCCGACATTGACCGAGGCGGCCCTCGACATGGGCGCGACGCCGACGCAGGCTTTCACCAAGATCCTGCTGCCCTTCATGATGCCAGCCATCGCCTCCTCGGGCGTGCTCGCCTTCCTCGCGTCGATGGAGAACTACAACACGACGGTCTTCACCATCGTCGCTGACAGCACCTTCACCACGGTTCTGGCCCAGAAGGTGCGCTACGGCCTCGATCCCTCGATCTCCGCCGTTTCCGTCATCATCGTCGGCATCACACTCGCCGCCGCCATCGTCTTCGAAAGCTACAAGCGCCGCGAGGACCGCAAGGCAAGAGCCTCGGCCCTCTCGCTGCCAATGGACCGGCCCTTCATCCGCGTCGTTTCGCATCCGGGCACGGTCGCCGCCATCGTGCTGGCGCTCATCGCCGGAGCGATCGCCTGGGCCGGCACATACGACTCCAGTGTCTGCGAGAGGCGGATTCTCGACGAAAAGCGCGCGCTCCAGGAACAGCTGATGGAAGAGCAGCGCCAGTCCGCTCCAGCCGACGAGACCGCGCCGTCCACCGGCGAGCCGACTGTCACACCCGGGAAACCTGGTAACAGTATCTTCTCGCCGGGCAACCTGACGGGCGGCGAGACCCCGGCAAAGCCGGCGTCCCCCGGCGGCGTCTTCGCCCCCGGCAACCTGAAGGGTGGAGAGGCACCGGCCAAACCGGCCTCTCCCTTCGGCGGGGTGTTTGCTCCGGACAATCTCAAGGGCGGGAACTAG
- the phnX gene encoding phosphonoacetaldehyde hydrolase — MTRFKAVVFDWAGTTIDFGSFAPMGVFVEAFAKFGIEVTIAEARGPMGKPKWDHIKTMMTEPAIASAWAAKYGSAPTDADVDKVYEVFVPMNEEVVANFATLVPGTREAIEALRAMGMKIGSTTGYTRSIMERVLPVAAEQGYVPDNLVCADDLAEGRPGPLGMYKCFIDLVVYPPSAVIKVDDTEPGIAEGVAAGCVTVGVALSGNECGHTPEELAAMDPLEVAAIRERVTAKLKAAGADHIIDTVADLPALVQKLETE; from the coding sequence ATGACGCGCTTCAAGGCGGTGGTCTTCGACTGGGCCGGCACGACAATCGACTTCGGCTCCTTCGCCCCCATGGGTGTGTTTGTGGAGGCCTTCGCCAAATTCGGCATCGAGGTGACGATCGCTGAGGCCCGAGGCCCGATGGGCAAGCCGAAGTGGGATCACATCAAGACGATGATGACCGAGCCCGCGATTGCCTCGGCCTGGGCCGCGAAATACGGCTCCGCACCGACCGATGCCGATGTCGACAAGGTCTACGAGGTCTTCGTGCCCATGAATGAGGAGGTGGTTGCGAACTTCGCCACCCTCGTTCCCGGCACCCGCGAGGCCATCGAGGCCCTGCGCGCGATGGGCATGAAGATCGGCTCGACCACCGGCTACACCCGTTCGATCATGGAGCGCGTCCTGCCCGTTGCCGCTGAGCAGGGATATGTGCCGGACAATCTCGTCTGTGCCGACGATCTTGCCGAAGGCCGCCCCGGGCCGCTCGGCATGTACAAATGCTTCATCGACCTCGTCGTCTATCCGCCGTCCGCCGTCATCAAGGTGGATGACACGGAGCCCGGCATCGCGGAAGGTGTGGCTGCGGGCTGCGTCACCGTCGGCGTCGCGCTCTCGGGCAACGAATGTGGCCACACGCCGGAGGAACTGGCGGCAATGGATCCGCTCGAAGTCGCGGCGATCCGCGAGCGCGTGACGGCCAAGCTCAAGGCCGCTGGCGCCGACCATATCATCGACACGGTCGCGGACCTGCCGGCGCTGGTGCAAAAACTGGAAACCGAGTGA